A portion of the Cervus elaphus chromosome X, mCerEla1.1, whole genome shotgun sequence genome contains these proteins:
- the LOC122690082 gene encoding 60S ribosomal protein L15-like, with product MGAYKYIQELWRKKQSDVMRFLLQVRCWQYRQLSALHRAPRPTRPDKARRLGYKAKQGYVIYRVRVRRGGRKHPVPKGATYGKPVHHGVNQLKFARSLQSVAEERAGHHCGALRVLNSYWVGEDSTYKFFEVILIDPFHKAIRRNPDTQWITKPVHKHREMWGLTSAGRKSPGLGKGHKFHHTVGGSRRAAWRRCNTLQLHCYR from the coding sequence ATGGGCGCCTACAAGTACATCCAGGAGCTGTGGAGGAAGAAGCAGTCAGACGTGATGCGCTTCCTGCTGCAGGTGCGCTGCTGGCAGTACCGCCAGCTCTCGGCGCTGCACCGCGCCCCGCGCCCCACCAGGCCCGACAAGGCGCGCAGGCTGGGCTACAAGGCCAAGCAAGGCTATGTCATATACCGGGTCCGTGTGCGCCGCGGGGGCCGCAAACACCCCGTTCCTAAGGGTGCCACCTACGGCAAGCCTGTCCACCATGGTGTCAACCAGCTCAAGTTTGCTCGAAGCCTGCAGTCGGTTGCGGAGGAGCGCGCTGGCCACCACTGTGGGGCCCTGAGGGTCCTGAATTCCTACTGGGTTGGTGAAGATTCTACATACAAATTCTTTGAGGTTATCCTCATTGATCCATTCCATAAAGCTATCAGAAGAAACCCTGACACCCAGTGGATCACCAAACCAGTCCACAAGCACAGGGAGATGTGGGGGCTGACGTCTGCAGGCAGAAAGAGCCCCGGCCTGGGCAAGGGCCACAAGTTCCACCACACTGTCGGTGGCTCTCGTCGTGCAGCTTGGAGAAGGTGCAATACTCTCCAGCTCCACTGCTACCGCTAA